GTTATGAGGAATGTCCAATCCAGCATCTACAGTTCCTTTAAGTGCTGCATAAACACGGGAACCTTTAGATGAAGCCTGCAAACCGATATCCAGTATTCCACTGTCATATCCTTCCTTCAAAGCTTTGTAGCCAAAAAGTAATCCTGTCAGATATGCAGCAGTTGTATTTCCAGTTGATCCTTCATAACCATACTTATTCAATTCTGTTGATACTGCAGATGATAAAGTTACATCTCCCTCTAAACGGGAATTCACCAGCTGAATCTGGATATGTTTAGAACTTTTGCGAACTACAACACGATTCTGTTTGGATAAGATAAGTTTTAGCCGTTGATGATAGTTAGTTCGTCCTTCCCGTCGCCTTCTAAATGCAACTTTATATCTTGGACCTGTTGCCATTTGTAAATCCTCCGCATCTTCATTGTAAAAAATTAAATATTAAATTATTCCTGCTTTTTGATAAGGTTCTGTGACTCAAGATGAGATTCGAGATGAGCTACATTACGATATTCTCCACCTTTTGCTTTTCTATAGATTTTACAGTAAGCAGATTTCTCAAGAGCTCCTTCAGCACGAAGTTCTTTAAGCCTTTTTCTCAGTGAACGGATCTTCTTCATCCACTGTTCTTTAGTAGGATTTCGTGCACCTTTTTTACCTTTTCTTGATCCGTGCCCTTTTTGGTGTCCATACTTGCGTTTTGCATCTCTGAGTCTTGCACGACCTCGGCTGACACCCTTTACTTTCTGTGCCTTAAT
Above is a genomic segment from Methanosalsum zhilinae DSM 4017 containing:
- a CDS encoding 50S ribosomal protein L18, with product MATGPRYKVAFRRRREGRTNYHQRLKLILSKQNRVVVRKSSKHIQIQLVNSRLEGDVTLSSAVSTELNKYGYEGSTGNTTAAYLTGLLFGYKALKEGYDSGILDIGLQASSKGSRVYAALKGTVDAGLDIPHNPEIFPSDDRIKGEHVDEYIEGSNLSEQFEAAREKILSDFN
- a CDS encoding 50S ribosomal protein L19e, with protein sequence MTDLSNQKRMASEILKCGVHRVWMDPTASEEIAVAITREDIRTLIQNGSIKAQKVKGVSRGRARLRDAKRKYGHQKGHGSRKGKKGARNPTKEQWMKKIRSLRKRLKELRAEGALEKSAYCKIYRKAKGGEYRNVAHLESHLESQNLIKKQE